Proteins encoded together in one Prochlorococcus marinus str. MIT 9211 window:
- a CDS encoding methyltransferase domain-containing protein — protein sequence MGTLISLLVGILLILIIWIWLKTNRAYKSKSSVSLAYDSWTNDRLLERLWGEHIHLGYYKDSSVKTDFRQAKVDFVHQLVKWSGMDHLPKGSRILDIGCGIGGSARILARDYNFDVLGITISPLQVRRAQELTPEDSTCRFEVMDALDLQLENGSFDGVWSVEAGPHIPDKQLYADEMLRVLRPGGVLAVADWNRRDIQKKKYDFLEELVLRQLLNQWAHPEFSTINAFQKNLSNSAYSAGTADTDDWTRFTIPSWNDSIIEGIKRPKVFFDLGPKSFYKGFREIPTILLMRWAFSVGLMEFGVFRTRG from the coding sequence ATGGGTACATTAATTTCTTTATTGGTTGGTATTTTATTAATATTGATCATATGGATTTGGTTAAAGACTAATCGAGCTTATAAGAGCAAATCAAGTGTTTCACTAGCCTATGATTCTTGGACTAATGACCGCCTTCTAGAGAGATTGTGGGGAGAACATATTCATCTTGGCTATTACAAAGATAGTTCTGTAAAAACTGATTTTAGGCAAGCAAAAGTTGATTTTGTACATCAATTAGTCAAATGGAGCGGTATGGATCATTTGCCAAAAGGCTCACGAATTCTTGATATTGGTTGTGGTATAGGAGGTAGTGCAAGAATCTTGGCAAGAGATTATAACTTTGATGTTTTAGGAATTACTATTAGTCCTCTCCAGGTTCGGAGAGCCCAAGAATTGACTCCTGAGGACTCTACTTGTCGATTCGAAGTAATGGATGCTTTGGATCTTCAACTAGAAAATGGCAGCTTTGATGGTGTATGGAGTGTGGAAGCTGGGCCGCATATACCTGATAAACAACTTTATGCAGATGAGATGCTTCGTGTATTACGTCCAGGCGGTGTTTTGGCTGTTGCGGATTGGAATAGAAGAGATATCCAAAAGAAGAAATATGATTTTTTGGAAGAACTTGTGCTTCGTCAGCTTTTAAATCAATGGGCCCATCCCGAATTTTCTACTATTAATGCCTTTCAAAAGAATTTATCGAATAGTGCATATTCTGCAGGTACTGCAGATACAGATGATTGGACAAGATTTACGATACCTTCCTGGAATGATTCAATAATCGAAGGAATTAAAAGACCAAAAGTCTTTTTTGATTTGGGGCCAAAATCCTTCTATAAAGGATTTCGCGAGATTCCTACTATATTATTAATGCGGTGGGCTTTTTCTGTAGGCCTAATGGAGTTTGGTGTCTTTAGAACTAGAGGCTGA
- a CDS encoding LON peptidase substrate-binding domain-containing protein, producing MSDLAVRELPLFPLPEVVLFPQEVLPLHIFESRYRMMLKSVLETDSRFGVVRFDPHTKRMSEVGCCAEIIKHQTSEDGRSNIITLGQQRFRVLELTRKAPFYTALVSWIDDSQVESQEDLKQLSDRVLLALKDVVSLTGKLTDSDRTLPEGLPEMPRELSFWVAAHLGGPVADEQQHLLEMQDTTNRLLREYEMLDHTRKQLAARTALKETLKNTDQANT from the coding sequence GTGTCGGACCTTGCAGTAAGGGAGTTGCCATTATTTCCGCTTCCTGAGGTGGTTCTCTTTCCTCAGGAGGTTCTCCCTCTACATATTTTCGAGTCTCGTTACCGAATGATGCTGAAGAGTGTGTTAGAAACTGATAGCCGCTTTGGCGTTGTTCGTTTTGATCCACATACTAAAAGAATGTCTGAGGTTGGATGTTGCGCTGAAATAATCAAGCATCAAACATCTGAAGATGGCCGCAGCAACATCATTACTCTTGGTCAGCAACGTTTTCGAGTGCTTGAGTTGACAAGGAAAGCCCCTTTTTATACTGCATTAGTTAGTTGGATAGATGACTCTCAAGTAGAAAGTCAAGAAGATTTAAAACAACTTTCGGATAGGGTTTTGCTTGCTTTAAAAGATGTTGTTTCACTTACAGGAAAACTTACTGACTCAGATAGAACCTTGCCTGAAGGCCTGCCAGAAATGCCAAGAGAACTTTCTTTTTGGGTAGCAGCTCATTTGGGAGGGCCAGTAGCTGATGAACAACAGCACCTTTTAGAGATGCAAGATACAACCAACAGACTTCTCAGAGAGTATGAAATGCTTGATCATACCCGTAAACAACTTGCTGCTCGTACAGCATTAAAGGAAACACTCAAAAATACAGATCAAGCAAACACTTGA
- the rpsJ gene encoding 30S ribosomal protein S10 has product MSTAIAQQKIRIRLKAFDRRMLDLSCDKIIETADNTAATAIGPIPLPTKRKIYCVLRSPHVDKDSREHFETRTHRRIIDIYNPSAKTIDALMKLDLPSGVDIEVKL; this is encoded by the coding sequence ATGTCAACGGCTATTGCACAGCAGAAGATAAGAATTCGCCTTAAGGCTTTTGATAGGCGCATGCTAGATCTTTCATGCGATAAAATTATTGAAACCGCTGACAATACTGCTGCCACTGCCATCGGTCCAATACCTCTTCCAACGAAACGAAAGATTTATTGTGTCCTCCGGTCTCCTCATGTTGATAAGGATTCAAGGGAGCACTTTGAGACAAGAACTCACAGAAGAATTATTGATATTTACAACCCATCTGCAAAGACAATTGATGCTTTGATGAAATTGGATTTGCCAAGCGGTGTGGATATTGAAGTTAAGCTCTAA
- the tuf gene encoding elongation factor Tu: MAREKFERNKPHVNIGTIGHVDHGKTTLTAAITNVLAKKGQAQAQDYGDIDGAPEERERGITINTAHVEYETDGRHYAHVDCPGHADYVKNMITGAAQMDGAIIVVAATDGAMAQTKEHILLAKQVGVPSLVVALNKCDMVDDAEMIELVEMEIRELLSSYDFPGDDIPVIQVSALKALEGDSEWEGKIDELMKSVDESIPEPEREVDKPFLMAVEDVFSITGRGTVATGRIERGKIKVGEEVEIVGIKDTRVTTVTGVEMFRKLLDEGMAGDNVGLLLRGVQKEDIERGMVLVKKGSITPHTKFEGEVYVLKKEEGGRHTPFFAGYRPQFYIRTTDVTGQITAFTADDGSNVEMVMPGDRIKMTGELICPVAIEQGMRFAIREGGRTIGAGVVSKIIK, encoded by the coding sequence ATGGCCCGCGAGAAGTTCGAAAGAAACAAACCACACGTCAACATAGGCACAATCGGCCATGTTGATCATGGTAAAACCACCTTAACTGCTGCCATAACAAATGTTTTGGCGAAGAAAGGTCAAGCTCAGGCTCAAGACTATGGAGATATTGATGGAGCTCCAGAAGAACGTGAACGCGGTATTACCATCAATACTGCTCATGTGGAGTATGAAACAGATGGCCGTCACTATGCTCATGTTGACTGCCCAGGGCATGCCGATTATGTGAAAAATATGATTACGGGTGCTGCTCAGATGGATGGAGCCATCATTGTGGTTGCTGCTACAGATGGTGCCATGGCTCAAACAAAAGAGCACATACTTTTGGCCAAACAGGTTGGAGTACCGTCGTTGGTAGTTGCTCTAAATAAATGTGACATGGTTGATGATGCAGAAATGATCGAGCTGGTTGAGATGGAAATTCGTGAGTTGCTTAGTAGTTATGATTTCCCCGGAGATGACATACCTGTAATTCAAGTTTCTGCGCTTAAGGCTTTAGAAGGTGATTCTGAATGGGAAGGGAAGATTGACGAATTGATGAAATCTGTTGATGAGTCCATTCCAGAGCCTGAAAGAGAAGTTGACAAACCTTTCTTAATGGCTGTGGAAGATGTCTTTTCTATTACTGGTAGAGGAACAGTTGCAACTGGTCGTATTGAAAGAGGTAAGATCAAGGTAGGTGAGGAAGTAGAAATCGTTGGCATTAAAGACACTCGTGTGACAACTGTCACTGGTGTAGAAATGTTCCGCAAGCTTCTTGATGAAGGTATGGCTGGAGATAATGTTGGACTTTTACTGCGTGGGGTGCAAAAGGAGGATATTGAGCGGGGGATGGTTTTGGTGAAAAAAGGTTCTATTACACCGCATACAAAGTTTGAAGGTGAGGTTTATGTTCTGAAGAAAGAAGAAGGTGGCCGCCATACGCCTTTCTTCGCTGGCTATCGTCCTCAGTTTTATATAAGAACTACTGACGTCACAGGACAAATAACTGCATTTACAGCAGATGATGGAAGCAATGTTGAAATGGTTATGCCCGGGGATCGAATTAAAATGACTGGAGAACTTATTTGTCCTGTTGCAATTGAGCAAGGTATGAGATTTGCTATTAGAGAAGGTGGTAGGACAATTGGGGCAGGTGTAGTTTCTAAGATCATTAAATGA